From a region of the Bacillota bacterium genome:
- the spoIIID gene encoding sporulation transcriptional regulator SpoIIID, with protein MQEYIQKRVLEICAYILETKSTVRHAAEIFGVSKSTVHKDMTERLPSLNKDLAHKVKVVLEHNKSERHLRGGEATRRKYRHSV; from the coding sequence ATGCAGGAGTATATCCAGAAGCGGGTGCTGGAGATCTGTGCTTATATACTGGAAACAAAGTCCACTGTTCGACATGCAGCTGAAATTTTCGGGGTTAGTAAGAGCACAGTACACAAGGATATGACCGAAAGATTGCCGTCCTTGAACAAGGATCTGGCTCATAAAGTAAAGGTGGTCCTTGAGCATAACAAATCCGAACGGCACCTGCGCGGTGGAGAGGCGACCCGGCGCAAGTACAGGCATTCAGTGTAA
- a CDS encoding rod shape-determining protein produces the protein MLRAGMDIGVDLGTANVLVYVKGKGIVLHEPSVVAMDNNSGKVIAVGSEARRMLGRTPGNIVATRPMRDGVIADYDVTEKMLKYFISKAGGKKHFWRPRVMICIPSGVTGVEERAVKQAALQAGARKAFVIEEPLAAALGAGLDIAQPTGTMVVDIGGGTTDVAVLSLGGIVQSCSLRVGGDKFDEAIVRYVRRELNLAIGERTAEEIKMEIGSAYLEAGQQRSIEIRGRHLVRGLPVAVEITNDQVYDAVRENLVAVVGAVKEVLETTPPELAADIVEKGIVLTGGGALLTGLDTLLSRETGLVVHISEDPLSCVARGTGRALSMIHVLEEGKQKKRKQEYKRKQVAQF, from the coding sequence ATGCTGCGTGCGGGAATGGATATAGGTGTGGACCTGGGCACTGCCAATGTGCTGGTTTATGTTAAAGGAAAAGGGATTGTTTTACATGAACCCTCCGTGGTAGCCATGGATAACAACAGCGGGAAGGTTATAGCTGTAGGGTCGGAAGCAAGGCGGATGCTGGGCCGCACGCCGGGAAATATAGTGGCCACCCGTCCCATGCGGGACGGAGTTATTGCGGACTACGATGTTACCGAGAAAATGCTAAAATATTTTATCAGCAAAGCCGGGGGGAAAAAACACTTTTGGCGCCCCCGCGTTATGATATGCATTCCGTCCGGTGTAACCGGTGTAGAAGAGCGGGCGGTAAAACAGGCTGCTCTTCAGGCCGGGGCAAGGAAGGCATTTGTCATAGAAGAGCCGCTGGCCGCTGCTCTGGGGGCCGGGCTTGATATAGCACAGCCCACCGGTACCATGGTGGTGGATATCGGGGGCGGGACCACCGATGTGGCTGTATTATCCCTGGGCGGAATAGTACAAAGCTGTTCCCTTAGAGTTGGTGGGGACAAGTTTGATGAAGCGATTGTCAGATACGTGCGCCGCGAATTAAATTTGGCTATCGGTGAGCGTACTGCTGAAGAAATAAAGATGGAAATAGGCAGCGCCTACTTGGAGGCTGGCCAGCAAAGAAGTATAGAAATTCGGGGCCGGCACCTGGTCAGGGGACTCCCGGTGGCAGTAGAAATAACCAATGACCAGGTTTACGATGCCGTAAGGGAAAATCTTGTGGCCGTTGTGGGGGCTGTGAAAGAGGTGCTGGAAACTACCCCCCCCGAACTGGCTGCTGATATTGTGGAGAAAGGCATTGTTCTCACCGGGGGAGGGGCATTGTTGACCGGGCTGGACACCCTGCTAAGTAGGGAAACAGGTTTGGTGGTCCATATTTCTGAAGACCCCTTATCCTGTGTGGCCCGTGGCACCGGTAGAGCGTTGAGTATGATTCACGTGCTGGAAGAAGGCAAGCAAAAAAAACGTAAGCAGGAATATAAGCGCAAACAAGTGGCCCAATTTTAG
- a CDS encoding M23 family metallopeptidase, whose protein sequence is MWPFGERLKDQNGTEKYRRWLRRWLMGSWQYIAAGTIAAALLAGIVWASLNTWNNDNAEPAAGDKSSVQSISSYSPANENLLTDPSRDKQTEQHQQEKNGTTATPVADSVPTLALPVNGTAVSSFGYHYSPLFADYRFHSGIGLEAQGNNEVYPCMPGKVLKVAGNAEQGYTVEMNHGGAWSSAYDGLASVAAVAGENLDSSDCLGQAAGTNGTITFTLYKNGKAVDPVPYMQKF, encoded by the coding sequence GTGTGGCCCTTTGGTGAAAGACTCAAAGACCAAAACGGAACGGAAAAATACCGACGCTGGCTGCGCCGCTGGCTAATGGGCTCATGGCAATATATCGCCGCCGGTACCATTGCAGCAGCGCTGCTGGCAGGGATAGTATGGGCGAGCTTAAACACCTGGAATAACGACAATGCAGAACCTGCCGCCGGGGATAAATCCAGCGTACAATCAATATCAAGTTATTCCCCTGCTAATGAAAATTTATTAACCGATCCGTCAAGAGACAAACAAACTGAACAGCACCAACAAGAAAAAAATGGTACCACGGCTACCCCGGTGGCGGATAGCGTGCCTACCCTGGCCCTGCCGGTAAACGGGACAGCGGTATCTTCCTTCGGCTATCACTACTCCCCGCTATTTGCAGATTACCGGTTTCACAGCGGGATAGGCCTGGAGGCTCAGGGAAACAACGAAGTCTATCCCTGCATGCCCGGAAAAGTGTTAAAGGTTGCAGGAAATGCTGAGCAAGGATATACAGTGGAAATGAACCATGGTGGCGCATGGAGCAGTGCATATGACGGGCTGGCCTCGGTGGCCGCAGTTGCAGGGGAAAACCTGGATAGTAGTGATTGTCTGGGACAGGCAGCAGGCACAAACGGCACCATAACTTTTACCCTTTATAAAAACGGAAAAGCAGTGGACCCGGTGCCGTACATGCAAAAATTCTAG
- the spoIID gene encoding stage II sporulation protein D — MKKILFLAIILIVVITLGLPLLVNLITGPEPEAGNMKVHLFHHDSGQTEEIDLNEYITGVVAAEMPATFPVEALKAQAVAARTYVLKRLMAGGVINTEHPGADICDDHRHAQAWISKEQMKERWGVIDYYRHYYKIRQAVDATGNTVITHKGKMIDPVYHSACGGLTEDSGAVWKYSVPYLKSVNCPYENNPGLIQTVRFTLPQAQKALGIDLTAIPVSTGSSPVETIEQTATGRVKTIRVADVDLSALLVRQRLGLRSTNFSCRIQDNDLVFTTVGYGHGVGMCQYGAKGFAGQGYSYEEILKHYYTDVEVRPMD; from the coding sequence GTGAAAAAGATTTTGTTTCTGGCCATTATATTGATTGTGGTCATAACCCTGGGGCTGCCGCTGCTGGTAAACCTGATAACCGGCCCGGAGCCGGAGGCGGGCAACATGAAGGTTCATCTTTTTCACCATGACAGCGGCCAAACTGAAGAGATAGACCTAAATGAGTACATTACCGGGGTTGTGGCCGCGGAAATGCCGGCGACCTTTCCCGTGGAAGCATTAAAGGCTCAGGCCGTAGCGGCTAGGACCTATGTGCTGAAACGCCTTATGGCCGGTGGAGTTATTAACACTGAACACCCCGGGGCTGACATTTGCGATGACCACCGGCACGCACAGGCCTGGATATCCAAGGAGCAAATGAAGGAGCGCTGGGGAGTTATTGATTATTACCGGCACTACTATAAAATTCGCCAGGCGGTGGATGCTACCGGCAACACTGTTATAACTCATAAAGGCAAAATGATAGATCCTGTTTACCACTCTGCCTGTGGGGGATTAACCGAAGACTCCGGGGCTGTCTGGAAGTATTCCGTTCCTTATCTAAAGAGCGTCAATTGCCCCTATGAAAACAACCCCGGGTTAATCCAGACGGTACGTTTTACCCTGCCGCAAGCACAAAAAGCCCTGGGCATAGACCTCACCGCCATACCGGTGTCCACCGGCAGCAGCCCGGTAGAGACCATAGAGCAAACCGCAACAGGAAGGGTGAAAACCATTCGCGTGGCAGACGTCGATTTGTCGGCGTTATTGGTAAGGCAGCGCCTGGGCCTGCGCTCCACCAACTTCAGCTGCAGAATTCAAGATAACGACCTGGTTTTCACCACAGTAGGCTATGGTCACGGAGTGGGCATGTGCCAATATGGAGCCAAAGGTTTCGCAGGACAAGGATACAGTTATGAAGAAATACTAAAACACTACTATACGGATGTGGAAGTTAGGCCAATGGATTAA
- the murA gene encoding UDP-N-acetylglucosamine 1-carboxyvinyltransferase yields MYELTITGGQPLKGTVRVSGAKNAVLPVICAALLAKTPSVIKDVPDLADVRTICTLIEHLGAQADFREGRLRIVPPQKLQTEAPYQWVRCMRASFLVLGPMLARAGKAKLSLPGGCAIGSRPIDLHLKGFHMLGADINYGYGTVEAKTRSLTGNSIHLDFPSVGATENILMAAVLAKGNTTIENAAEEPEIVDLANYLNAMGACVRGAGTKVIRIQGVPELNGTTHRIIPDRIEAGTFLVAAACTGGEVLVSNVIAEHLKPVIAKLGESGVPVLEEKDGLRVYPTRMLKGVDVKTMPYPGFPTDMQPQLMAMLCTASGNSIITETVFENRFQHVSQFEKMGACIKLSGRSAIIEGDRPLHGAVVKASDLRAGAALVLAGLAAQGETRVGRLNHIDRGYEHLEDKLKSLGARITRKIAAGEMPHHIIHPGIYIGQDRLKDLPEEGNYK; encoded by the coding sequence GTGTATGAGCTGACTATCACAGGCGGGCAGCCGCTGAAAGGGACAGTACGCGTCAGCGGGGCAAAAAATGCAGTCTTGCCCGTAATCTGTGCCGCCCTTTTGGCAAAAACACCCAGCGTGATCAAAGACGTACCGGATTTGGCTGATGTCAGGACCATATGTACATTAATAGAACACCTGGGGGCACAAGCGGATTTCCGCGAGGGCAGACTCCGCATCGTACCGCCTCAAAAATTGCAGACCGAGGCCCCGTACCAGTGGGTACGCTGCATGCGGGCCTCCTTTCTGGTATTGGGCCCTATGCTGGCCCGGGCAGGCAAAGCAAAGCTTTCCCTGCCGGGAGGGTGTGCCATTGGCAGTAGGCCCATCGACCTGCACCTAAAAGGCTTTCATATGTTAGGCGCGGACATTAATTACGGATATGGCACCGTAGAAGCGAAAACACGTTCACTGACCGGTAACAGCATTCACCTGGATTTTCCCAGCGTTGGAGCAACGGAAAACATTCTCATGGCAGCAGTGCTGGCCAAGGGGAATACCACCATCGAAAACGCAGCTGAAGAACCGGAAATAGTGGACCTGGCGAATTATCTCAATGCTATGGGGGCCTGTGTCAGAGGCGCCGGCACCAAGGTAATCCGCATCCAGGGGGTGCCCGAATTAAACGGTACCACACACAGAATAATTCCCGATCGCATCGAGGCAGGCACATTCCTGGTGGCTGCTGCATGCACCGGAGGAGAAGTATTGGTGTCCAATGTCATTGCCGAGCACCTCAAGCCCGTGATTGCGAAATTAGGGGAATCAGGTGTCCCTGTATTGGAAGAAAAGGACGGGCTGCGAGTGTATCCGACCCGTATGCTTAAAGGCGTAGACGTAAAAACAATGCCCTACCCTGGCTTTCCTACCGATATGCAGCCTCAATTGATGGCTATGCTATGTACGGCATCGGGTAATAGCATTATTACCGAGACCGTTTTTGAAAATAGGTTCCAACACGTAAGCCAGTTTGAAAAAATGGGGGCGTGTATAAAACTAAGCGGGCGCAGTGCCATCATAGAAGGTGACCGTCCGCTGCACGGGGCAGTGGTCAAGGCCAGCGACCTTCGGGCCGGGGCAGCACTGGTTTTGGCCGGGCTGGCAGCACAAGGCGAAACAAGGGTGGGCCGCCTTAATCATATTGACCGCGGTTACGAACACCTGGAAGACAAACTCAAGAGCCTTGGTGCACGCATTACCCGTAAAATTGCAGCAGGCGAAATGCCGCATCATATAATCCATCCGGGAATATATATAGGACAAGACCGTTTAAAAGACCTACCTGAAGAGGGGAATTACAAGTGA